One genomic segment of Sander lucioperca isolate FBNREF2018 chromosome 10, SLUC_FBN_1.2, whole genome shotgun sequence includes these proteins:
- the LOC116049472 gene encoding DOMON domain-containing protein FRRS1L, whose protein sequence is MIFPRRLVQLLVLLIQSGWWGVTASPTDEGALRAGHGEHGEPGHQEPHKDSYSTFASEFLESRYLSDDGYPFPTAPPVDPFAKIKVSDCGVTKGCIRYGKPGCDAETCDYFLSYRRIGTDVEYEMSADTDGWVAVGFSSDKKMGGDDVMGCVHDDNGRVRIHHFYNVGQWAKEIKRNPARDEEGIFENNRVTCRFKRPLYVPREETLVDLHLSWYYLFAWGPAIQGSITRHDIDNPPVSDRMISIYKYEDLFMPSTAYQTFNSPLCLLLIVALTFYLLMGTP, encoded by the exons ATGATTTTCCCGCGGAGGCTCGTGCAGCTGTTGGTGCTGCTGATCCAGAGCGGGTGGTGGGGGGTTACGGCGAGCCCCACAGATGAAGGAGCACTCCGGGCCGGCCACGGGGAGCACGGAGAGCCTGGACATCAGGAGCCTCACAAGGACTCCTACAGCACCTTCGCTTCCGAGTTCCTGGAGTCCAGATATCTGTCCGATGACG GTTATCCATTCCCCACTGCCCCACCAGTGGATCCCTTTGCCAAGATCAAAGTCAGCGACTGTGGAGTAACCAAAGGCTGCATAAG ATATGGGAAGCCAGGGTGTGATGCAGAAACGTGTGACTACTTTCTGAGTTATCGTCGCATCGGGACAGATGTGGAGTATGAGATGAGTGCAGACACAGATGGCTGGGTGGCTGTAGGTTTCTCCTCTGACAAAAAAATG GGAGGAGACGATGTCATGGGCTGTGTCCATGACGATAATGGACGTGTACGGATTCATCACTTCTACAATGTTGGCCAATGGGCTAAGGAAATAAAGAGGAACCCTGCTAGAGACGAAGAGGGCATTTTTGAGAACAACCGGGTGACCTGCCGTTTCAAACGTCCATTATACGTCCCTAGAGAGGAGACACTTGTGGACTTACACCTGTCATGGTATTACCTGTTTGCATGGGGACCTGCCATACAAG GTTCCATCACGAGGCATGACATCGACAATCCACCTGTCAGCGACCGCATGATCAGCATCTATAAGTATGAGGACCTCTTCATGCCTTCTACAGCCTACCAGACCTTCAACTCTCCCCTCTGCTTACTGCTTATAGTAGCCCTCACCTTCTACTTACTAATGGGGACACCATAA